The following coding sequences are from one Nicotiana tomentosiformis chromosome 3, ASM39032v3, whole genome shotgun sequence window:
- the LOC138908079 gene encoding uncharacterized protein, with the protein MDAIIWNVRSVKTMQAFERLITMHRRHHFEFIGNLEPMQQARKMERYRKRIGLATTVVNVFNKIRAFIDEVYDVTIVYNMVQQLTLRLFHIETHVELMLTLVYAKCDAIERIELWDSLYAMTQDMIVLWLVGGDFNVIWDEEEKFGGLPFSLNEVDDFRHYINTCNLTDLGFKGSIFTWWNGRPEEDSCILHGRSIHFIQPKKLKKALSIWSKATYGDIFQRIASLEEVVLVHERQFEARPSQQNRGRLQLVQAQLIRYLEIEEDFWKQKSGMTWFKEGDRNIKFFHAQVNGRRKRLQLKRIQNNMGNWIDEEDQIAEEAVNFFKDQFCETEVRTEFGIIDHVPWLIDGEQMQS; encoded by the exons ATGGATGCAATTATTTGGAATGTAAGATCAGTGAAGACGATGCAAGCATTTGAGAGGCTCATCACAATGCATAGGAGGCACCACTTTGAATTTATAGGAAATCTAGAACCAATGCAACAAGCTAGAAAAATGGAAAGATACAGAAAGAGGATTGGTTTGGCTACAACAGTGGTGAATGTTTTCAACAAAATCCGGGCGTTCATCGATGAAGTATATGATGTTACAATTGTATATAACATGGTACAACAGTTAACATTGAGGTTATTTCACATAGAAACACATGTGGAACTCATGCTCACATTAGTATATGCAAAATGTGATGCGATTGAAAGAATAGAACTGTGGGACTCTTTGTATGCTATGACTCAAGATATGATAGTTCTATGGCTTGTGGGGGGAGATTTTAATGTCATATGGGATGAAGAAGAAAAGTTTGGAGGCCTACCATTTTCATTAAATGAAGTCGATGATTTTAGGCATTACATCAATACGTGTAACTTAACAGATCTTGGCTTTAAAGGCAGCATCTTTACATGGTGGAATGGCAGGCCAGAAGAGGATT CATGCATACTTCATGGCAGATCCATTCATTTTATTCAACCAAAGAAACTGAAGAAGGCACTGTCTATTTGGAGTAAAGCAACATATGGGGATATATTTCAAAGGATTGCAAGCTTGGAGGAAGTTGTTCTGGTTCATGAAAGGCAATTTGAAGCAAGGCCATCTCAACAGAATAGGGGAAGGTTGCAGTTGGTGCAGGCGCAGCTCATTAGATATCTTGAAATTGAGGAAGACTTTTGGAAGCAAAAATCTGGGATGACATGGTTCAAAGAGGGAGACAGGAACATTAAGTTCTTTCATGCTCAAGTGAATGGTCGAAGAAAAAGATTGCAGCTTAAGAGGATACAAAACAACATGGGCAACTGGATAGATGAGGAAGATCAAATAGCAGAAGAAGCTGTCAACTTTTTTAAGGATCAATTCTGTGAAACTGAGGTTCGTACTGAATTTGGCATTATTGACCATGTGCCTTGGTTGATAGATGGAGAGCAGATGCAAAGTTAA